A region of Marnyiella aurantia DNA encodes the following proteins:
- a CDS encoding polysaccharide biosynthesis C-terminal domain-containing protein encodes MKKIGITGQNGFVGSHLYNTLGLTPDMFERVDFQKDFFEDEEKLDAFVAQCDVIVHLAAMNRHPDPEFIYSTNVSLAQRLADSLQRTGSKAHVLFSSSSQEERDNLYGKSKKEGRKLLADWANTNGGTFTGMIIPNVFGPFGQPNYNSFVATFCHKLTHNETPTIDVDGEVKLIYVGELVQEILDQIASGTTSEEYIVPSTKTIKVSEVLQKLEEYRTLYFEGGEIPKLETAFDYQLFNTYRSYIDHKTHYPVKFTQHTDPRGAFVEVIRLGIGGQCSFSTTVPGITRGNHFHTRKIERFAVIKGKALIQLRKIDSDEVMDFYLDGSEPAYVDMPIWYTHNIKNIGNEELYTIFWINEPFDPVDADTYFLEV; translated from the coding sequence ATGAAGAAAATTGGAATTACAGGACAAAACGGATTCGTAGGTTCCCACCTTTATAATACGCTGGGTCTTACGCCGGATATGTTTGAAAGAGTAGATTTCCAGAAAGATTTTTTTGAGGACGAGGAAAAACTGGACGCCTTTGTTGCGCAGTGCGACGTGATCGTACATCTGGCCGCCATGAACCGTCATCCAGATCCGGAATTTATATACAGTACCAATGTTTCGCTGGCGCAGCGCCTTGCAGATTCTCTGCAGCGCACCGGCTCCAAGGCACATGTGCTGTTTTCCTCCTCTTCCCAAGAGGAGAGGGACAACCTGTACGGCAAATCGAAAAAAGAGGGCAGAAAACTGCTTGCAGACTGGGCCAATACGAACGGGGGAACCTTCACCGGAATGATTATTCCGAACGTTTTCGGACCGTTTGGGCAGCCCAACTATAACTCCTTTGTGGCTACATTCTGTCATAAGTTAACGCATAACGAAACACCAACCATTGATGTGGACGGTGAGGTGAAGCTTATTTATGTGGGCGAACTTGTGCAGGAAATTTTAGATCAGATCGCATCAGGCACCACCTCTGAAGAATATATTGTTCCCTCTACAAAAACAATCAAGGTTTCGGAAGTTCTGCAGAAGCTTGAGGAGTACAGAACACTTTACTTTGAAGGCGGTGAAATTCCGAAACTGGAAACAGCCTTTGATTATCAGCTTTTCAATACCTACCGTTCCTATATAGACCACAAAACCCATTATCCTGTAAAATTTACACAGCACACCGATCCCCGTGGCGCATTTGTAGAGGTGATCAGACTTGGAATTGGCGGACAGTGCTCGTTTTCAACCACTGTACCCGGGATTACGCGTGGTAACCATTTTCACACACGGAAAATTGAAAGGTTTGCAGTTATAAAAGGAAAAGCTTTAATTCAGCTGAGAAAAATTGACAGCGACGAAGTTATGGATTTCTATCTGGATGGCAGCGAGCCCGCTTATGTAGATATGCCCATCTGGTATACACACAATATAAAGAACATAGGCAACGAGGAACTTTATACCATTTTCTGGATCAATGAACCGTTTGATCCCGTAGACGCAGATACGTACTTCCTGGAGGTATGA
- the wecB gene encoding non-hydrolyzing UDP-N-acetylglucosamine 2-epimerase produces the protein MKKLKVMTVVGTRPEIIRLSRVLMALDNSEAIEHIIVHTGQNYDYELNQIFFDDLGLRKPDYFLEAAGKTATETIGNILIKIDPLLEEVAPDAFLVLGDTNSCLCAIPAKKRQIPIFHMEAGNRCFDQRVPEETNRKIVDHTADINLTYSDIAREYLLREGLPADRIIKTGSPMFEVLNHYLPKIEASAVLDKLELEEGKYFVISSHREENINSEKNFRGLMDSLNAIAETYGYPVIVSTHPRTKNMIDKMKLEMHPLIQLLKPLGFHDYNALQKRSFAVLSDSGTISEESSILNFRALNIRQAHERPEAMEEASVMMVGLSPERILQGIIQLQTQVVGSRNTHTTNHQSPTTNHQPPITSHQSPTPNFRPVADYSMPNVSEKMVRIILSYTDYVNRVVWSK, from the coding sequence ATGAAGAAACTAAAAGTAATGACGGTGGTGGGGACCCGTCCGGAAATCATAAGATTATCCCGCGTCCTTATGGCCCTCGACAATTCTGAAGCTATTGAGCATATCATCGTACACACAGGACAGAATTATGACTACGAGCTTAACCAGATTTTCTTTGATGATTTAGGCCTCCGTAAGCCTGATTACTTTCTGGAAGCCGCGGGCAAAACAGCCACCGAAACCATAGGAAATATACTTATTAAGATTGATCCTTTGCTGGAAGAAGTGGCCCCGGATGCTTTTTTGGTTTTGGGTGATACCAATTCCTGCCTCTGTGCCATTCCTGCCAAGAAGAGACAAATCCCGATCTTCCATATGGAAGCAGGGAACCGCTGCTTCGACCAGCGCGTGCCGGAGGAAACCAACCGCAAAATTGTTGACCACACCGCCGATATCAACTTAACTTACAGCGATATCGCCAGAGAATACTTACTGAGGGAAGGATTACCGGCCGACCGTATCATTAAGACGGGGTCGCCCATGTTTGAGGTGCTGAACCACTACCTGCCTAAGATAGAAGCCTCTGCAGTACTTGATAAACTGGAATTGGAAGAAGGAAAGTATTTTGTCATATCCTCGCACCGTGAGGAGAATATCAATTCAGAGAAAAACTTCCGCGGACTGATGGACTCGCTGAATGCCATTGCTGAAACTTACGGCTATCCGGTAATCGTATCCACACACCCGCGCACCAAGAATATGATCGATAAAATGAAGCTGGAAATGCATCCGCTCATCCAGTTATTGAAGCCTCTGGGTTTCCATGATTATAACGCGCTTCAGAAAAGATCCTTCGCTGTTCTTTCCGACTCGGGTACTATTTCCGAGGAATCTTCTATCCTTAACTTCCGCGCGCTTAACATCCGTCAGGCACACGAAAGACCGGAAGCCATGGAGGAAGCCAGCGTCATGATGGTGGGGCTTTCGCCGGAGCGCATCCTGCAGGGCATCATACAGTTACAGACACAGGTCGTTGGTTCAAGAAATACGCATACCACCAACCACCAATCACCAACCACCAATCACCAACCACCAATCACCAGTCACCAGTCACCAACCCCCAATTTCCGTCCCGTTGCCGACTATTCCATGCCGAACGTTTCGGAAAAGATGGTCAGGATCATCCTTAGTTATACCGATTATGTGAATAGGGTAGTTTGGAGTAAATAA
- a CDS encoding nucleotide sugar dehydrogenase, which translates to MTHKVAVIGLGYVGLPLARLFATRYPVVGFDINSKRVAELNNGFDETLEVSPELLQSSLIKKHPFAAEESTVGLFCTDTINDIAQANIYIITVPTPVDKNNRPILTPLIKASETVGKVLKKGDIVIYESTVYPGATEEDCIPVVERVSGMTYNVDFFAGYSPERINPGDKEHTVEKILKVTSGSNKEIGDIVNNLYGTVITAGTHLAPTIKVAEAAKVIENSQRDINIAFVNELAKIFNLMDIDTHAVLEAAGTKWNFLPFKPGLVGGHCIGVDPYYLAQKAQEYGYHPEIILAGRRINDSMGEYVASQVIKTMIKKGIEMHGAEILMLGVTFKENCPDVRNTRIVDVVKALESYSISVAIFDPWANPEEVAHEYGLKCTREIPLQRYDAIVLGVAHQEFTNLDLKSHLKQKHVIYDVKGTLAESDSRL; encoded by the coding sequence ATGACGCATAAAGTAGCGGTTATCGGTCTTGGCTATGTCGGCCTGCCCCTTGCACGATTATTTGCAACCAGATATCCTGTAGTTGGTTTTGATATTAACTCGAAAAGAGTAGCAGAACTTAACAATGGATTTGATGAAACATTAGAAGTTTCGCCAGAACTACTACAATCCTCACTAATTAAAAAGCATCCGTTTGCAGCTGAGGAATCTACTGTTGGATTATTTTGTACAGATACTATCAATGATATCGCACAGGCAAATATCTATATTATAACTGTACCGACGCCTGTCGATAAAAATAACCGTCCTATCCTAACTCCACTTATAAAGGCAAGTGAAACTGTAGGCAAGGTGCTTAAAAAAGGAGATATTGTAATTTATGAATCTACTGTTTATCCCGGTGCTACAGAGGAAGATTGCATTCCGGTTGTTGAACGGGTAAGTGGAATGACGTACAATGTTGATTTCTTTGCCGGCTATTCTCCAGAAAGAATTAATCCAGGTGATAAGGAACATACTGTAGAAAAAATTTTAAAAGTGACATCGGGTTCTAATAAGGAGATTGGCGACATTGTCAATAATCTTTATGGAACTGTAATCACAGCAGGTACTCATCTTGCACCTACAATTAAAGTAGCCGAGGCTGCGAAGGTGATCGAAAACTCCCAACGAGATATTAATATTGCCTTTGTCAATGAATTAGCTAAGATTTTTAATCTCATGGATATTGATACCCACGCTGTATTAGAGGCCGCAGGTACAAAATGGAATTTTCTTCCTTTCAAGCCCGGTTTGGTCGGCGGTCACTGTATTGGGGTAGATCCCTATTATTTGGCTCAGAAAGCGCAGGAGTACGGTTATCACCCAGAAATTATTCTGGCTGGAAGAAGGATAAATGATTCGATGGGCGAATACGTGGCATCACAGGTTATCAAAACTATGATAAAGAAAGGTATTGAGATGCATGGAGCAGAAATTTTAATGCTCGGAGTAACATTTAAAGAGAATTGCCCGGATGTCCGAAATACACGAATCGTTGATGTTGTGAAGGCCTTGGAAAGTTACAGTATTTCCGTGGCAATATTTGATCCATGGGCCAATCCGGAAGAGGTTGCTCATGAATATGGACTGAAATGTACCCGAGAAATTCCATTGCAGCGTTATGACGCAATTGTTTTGGGGGTAGCACATCAAGAATTTACTAATCTGGATCTTAAGTCGCATCTGAAGCAAAAACATGTCATTTATGATGTAAAAGGCACGCTGGCCGAGAGCGATTCCCGATTATAA
- a CDS encoding cupin domain-containing protein, translating to MNSRKEQQETRLPQTGTGVQSPDNGPVQPTLLKGNRHQDPRGTLRYNNDFSLPGVRRVYTIQNADTDFVRAWQGHRIEQRWFSALTGSFLIKLICVDNWDNPSADLEPSEFLLEADTLDVLHVPPGYISSIQARQDNAMLLVFADYELGVSQDEHRFPADYFNK from the coding sequence ATGAACAGCCGTAAAGAGCAGCAAGAAACGCGTCTCCCGCAAACAGGCACCGGTGTACAATCTCCTGACAACGGCCCTGTGCAACCCACCCTCCTGAAAGGAAACCGCCACCAGGACCCGCGCGGTACCCTGCGGTATAACAATGATTTTTCACTTCCCGGCGTCCGAAGGGTGTATACCATTCAAAATGCAGATACCGATTTTGTACGCGCCTGGCAGGGGCACAGGATTGAGCAGCGCTGGTTTTCAGCTTTAACAGGCAGTTTTCTTATAAAACTGATTTGTGTAGACAACTGGGATAATCCATCGGCAGACTTAGAGCCATCAGAATTCCTGCTGGAGGCAGATACACTGGATGTACTGCATGTGCCACCCGGCTATATATCGTCCATCCAGGCCAGACAGGACAATGCCATGCTTCTGGTTTTTGCAGATTACGAGTTGGGCGTGAGCCAGGACGAACACAGGTTCCCGGCAGATTATTTTAACAAATGA
- a CDS encoding GxxExxY protein produces the protein MESAYEKALAFELENAGLKIMMQVGLPFQYETIILEVGYRIDILVEDKVIIEIKSVEALTDVHFKQLTTYLKLSGKKLGLLVNFNTSKIDTSIKRIVNNL, from the coding sequence CTGGAATCAGCGTATGAGAAAGCACTTGCTTTTGAGCTGGAAAATGCGGGGTTAAAAATAATGATGCAGGTGGGGTTGCCGTTTCAGTATGAAACAATAATTCTGGAGGTAGGGTATAGGATAGATATTTTAGTAGAAGATAAAGTAATCATAGAAATCAAATCAGTTGAGGCATTAACCGATGTTCATTTCAAGCAGCTTACAACCTATCTGAAACTATCCGGAAAAAAGTTAGGATTATTAGTTAATTTTAACACCTCAAAAATCGACACTTCAATAAAAAGAATTGTCAATAATTTATAG
- a CDS encoding GumC family protein — protein sequence MDLTEKQEQRKDSGEIKRQIQRYLRWWPLFVISVLLGLTLAWIYLRYTTPQYMSKASLYVKSDNGKQGGLTGLSDFQNMTLPSGIMSNEVDNELSVIKSKPLLYNVVKALKLEVRLVNEGNVKEADLYENSPVQGEINSLKNQRSFSSATYTVEPAGTGFVLKAEKKEFRGTFGKPLVLDFGSITLQRRQEVVFNAPLKLIITHPKLVADQLEASIAVVIPQKKSSIMELSRVGIKPQRSEDILNELIRQYNGDAIKDKNAEAVATANFIDERLDLITKELGGIESRKENFKAANKIADLQAQAELSMQNASENTKKLMDIGTQLEMVDSVLRIANSSNNDQLLPTNVGMPSGLDGVIEEYNQLVLTRNRTLRQATPSNPAVQQFNRDISSMRNLIRDNLRKSRMSLQVARGQVQNQINESGVAISKFPQQERVFRDIERQQNLKEALFLYLLQKREETSIALSVNTPKAKVVNPAYTLAAPVAPKTNTIYLIAALIALVIPAAFLYTKFALDTYIHSRRDIRQLLPDIPVVGEIPHADDGEGALVKQNDFTSFAESFRIMLTNMKFVLRKPEQDKAAVIMVSSSVKGEGKTTIAVNTALSLAQNRKVLLIGADIRNPQFKRFMNLSSVGLTDFLASDDVSAESYIEQSALNPKLDVIPSGSIAPNPTELLADPKFGVAVESLKDRYDYIVIDTAPMLMVSDTFNLLEYMDLMLYVMRAEHTDRDMLEFADQIRRENAQGRFAVILNDVKDMHLSYGNKYGYGYYTEGPRRKKWYQFF from the coding sequence ATGGATTTAACAGAAAAACAAGAGCAGCGAAAAGACAGCGGCGAAATTAAAAGGCAGATTCAGCGCTATCTCCGCTGGTGGCCTCTATTTGTAATCAGTGTATTGCTGGGACTTACACTGGCGTGGATCTATTTACGCTACACCACGCCTCAGTATATGAGTAAGGCTTCGCTGTATGTAAAGAGTGATAACGGTAAGCAGGGTGGGCTGACAGGACTTTCGGATTTCCAGAACATGACACTGCCTTCCGGAATCATGAGTAACGAGGTGGATAATGAACTTTCGGTTATCAAATCAAAACCACTCCTTTATAATGTGGTGAAAGCATTGAAACTGGAGGTGAGACTGGTAAACGAAGGTAACGTAAAGGAAGCTGATCTTTATGAGAACAGTCCGGTTCAGGGAGAAATTAATTCGCTGAAGAACCAAAGGTCTTTCAGCAGTGCGACGTATACTGTTGAACCTGCAGGTACTGGGTTTGTTCTGAAAGCCGAGAAGAAAGAGTTTCGTGGTACTTTTGGTAAACCGCTCGTTTTGGATTTCGGTTCCATAACCCTACAAAGAAGGCAGGAAGTAGTATTCAATGCCCCTTTAAAACTTATTATTACCCATCCTAAACTGGTTGCAGACCAGCTGGAAGCTTCCATTGCAGTTGTCATTCCACAGAAAAAATCGTCAATTATGGAGCTGAGCCGTGTGGGTATCAAGCCTCAACGTTCCGAGGATATTCTTAATGAATTGATCCGTCAGTACAACGGCGACGCCATCAAAGATAAGAACGCTGAAGCAGTTGCGACTGCCAATTTCATTGATGAAAGGCTTGACCTGATTACCAAGGAACTGGGTGGTATTGAAAGCCGTAAGGAAAACTTCAAGGCTGCCAACAAAATTGCTGACCTTCAGGCACAGGCTGAGTTAAGTATGCAGAATGCCAGTGAGAACACAAAGAAGCTCATGGATATTGGAACTCAGCTGGAAATGGTTGATTCGGTACTCCGAATTGCCAATTCATCCAATAATGATCAGCTCCTTCCTACAAATGTTGGAATGCCATCCGGCCTGGACGGTGTGATTGAGGAATATAACCAGTTGGTACTTACACGCAACAGGACTCTCAGACAGGCAACACCTTCCAACCCGGCAGTACAGCAGTTCAACAGGGATATAAGTTCGATGAGGAATCTTATCAGGGATAATTTAAGAAAATCCCGTATGAGTCTGCAGGTTGCCAGAGGGCAGGTTCAAAATCAGATTAACGAGTCGGGAGTGGCTATCAGTAAATTTCCTCAGCAGGAAAGGGTATTCCGTGATATCGAAAGACAGCAAAACTTAAAAGAGGCCCTTTTTCTTTACCTTCTTCAGAAAAGAGAAGAAACATCTATCGCCCTTTCTGTAAATACTCCTAAAGCGAAAGTAGTTAATCCTGCTTACACGCTGGCTGCACCTGTAGCCCCTAAAACCAATACGATCTATTTGATTGCTGCACTTATCGCACTTGTAATTCCAGCGGCATTCCTTTATACTAAATTTGCTCTTGACACTTATATTCACAGCCGCCGCGACATCCGTCAGTTGTTGCCCGATATTCCGGTAGTGGGCGAGATTCCGCATGCGGACGATGGTGAGGGAGCCCTGGTAAAGCAGAATGACTTTACCTCATTTGCTGAATCCTTCAGGATTATGCTTACAAATATGAAGTTTGTACTGAGGAAACCGGAGCAGGACAAGGCCGCGGTAATTATGGTCTCATCTTCAGTAAAGGGCGAAGGTAAAACTACTATTGCTGTAAATACGGCTCTTTCGCTTGCCCAAAACCGCAAAGTACTTCTGATAGGAGCGGATATCCGTAATCCACAGTTCAAGAGATTTATGAATCTGTCCTCTGTGGGGCTGACCGATTTCCTGGCCTCTGATGATGTGAGTGCCGAAAGCTATATTGAGCAGTCTGCACTGAACCCGAAACTTGATGTAATCCCAAGCGGAAGTATTGCACCAAACCCGACAGAACTCCTAGCTGATCCGAAATTTGGAGTGGCTGTTGAAAGCCTTAAGGATCGCTACGATTATATCGTGATCGATACGGCTCCAATGCTGATGGTTAGTGATACCTTTAACCTCCTTGAATATATGGATCTGATGCTTTATGTAATGCGGGCTGAACATACAGACAGGGATATGCTTGAATTTGCAGACCAGATTCGCCGCGAGAATGCACAGGGAAGATTTGCAGTTATACTTAACGATGTGAAAGATATGCATTTAAGCTACGGTAATAAATATGGATACGGATATTATACTGAAGGTCCGCGTAGAAAAAAATGGTACCAATTTTTTTAA
- a CDS encoding SDR family oxidoreductase, with product MKRILITGGAGFIGSNLCDYFISKGYEVTCLDNLSTGHLHNISELVLHPSFTFIQGDIRDLETCKRACEGKDFVLHQAALGSVPRSINDPITSNDVNVSGFLNMLCSARDAKIKRFVYAASSSTYGDSKSLPKVEDVIGKPLSPYAITKYVNELYADIFSKTYGLECIGLRYFNVFGRRQDPKGAYAAVIPKFVIQLMNHESPTINGGGDYSRDFTYIDNVIQMNELAMLAKDSHAINTVYNTAVGDRTTILEMTELLKEFLGEYDPAIKQIDILHGPVRPGDVPHSKASIDKAAELLGYVPSHNFAKGLKEAVSWYYENLKST from the coding sequence ATGAAAAGAATACTTATAACCGGTGGAGCCGGGTTCATTGGTTCCAATTTATGTGATTATTTTATTAGTAAAGGATACGAAGTTACCTGTTTAGATAATCTGTCCACTGGACACCTTCACAACATCTCAGAATTAGTTTTACACCCCTCCTTCACTTTTATTCAGGGTGATATTAGGGACTTAGAAACTTGCAAAAGGGCCTGTGAGGGAAAGGATTTTGTTTTACATCAAGCTGCTCTGGGTTCAGTTCCCAGATCAATCAACGATCCCATAACCAGTAATGATGTAAATGTCAGCGGTTTTTTAAATATGTTATGCAGCGCACGGGATGCTAAAATCAAACGATTTGTATATGCCGCCTCCTCATCCACATACGGTGATTCTAAAAGCCTTCCTAAAGTTGAAGATGTAATCGGAAAGCCCCTTTCCCCCTATGCAATAACCAAATATGTTAATGAACTCTATGCTGACATTTTTTCCAAAACATATGGATTAGAATGTATTGGTCTACGATATTTTAATGTTTTTGGTCGCAGACAGGATCCAAAAGGAGCATATGCGGCTGTGATTCCAAAATTTGTGATTCAACTGATGAATCACGAATCACCTACAATTAACGGCGGTGGCGATTACTCCCGCGACTTTACGTACATCGATAATGTAATCCAGATGAATGAACTGGCAATGCTGGCAAAAGATTCACACGCTATCAATACTGTTTATAACACTGCGGTAGGTGATCGAACAACAATATTAGAAATGACTGAGCTACTTAAGGAGTTTCTTGGAGAGTATGATCCTGCAATTAAACAGATCGACATTTTGCACGGTCCGGTGCGTCCTGGAGATGTCCCACACTCAAAAGCCAGCATTGATAAAGCTGCAGAATTATTAGGGTATGTGCCCAGTCACAATTTCGCCAAAGGTCTAAAAGAGGCAGTCAGCTGGTATTATGAAAATCTGAAGAGTACTTAA
- a CDS encoding polysaccharide biosynthesis protein has protein sequence MKIQNKVLLITGGTGSFGSAVLNRFLHTDHFREIRIFSRDEKKQDDMRVQYKNDKIKYYIGDVRDYASVEPATRGVDYVFHAAALKQVPSCEFFPMQAVKTNVEGTQNVIRASAVNKVQKVICLSTDKAAYPINAMGISKAMMEKVAVAESRSLTETVVCLTRYGNVMGSRGSVIPLFLNQIKKGEKITVTDPNMSRFFMSLEDAVDLVLFAFENANPGDLFVNKAPAGKIGDLAQALMELTGKEVPVKVIGTRHGEKLYETLCTREEMLHAEDMGDFYRIPADNRDLNYAKYFSEGERDISKIEDYHSHNTEQQGVEGLKKLIYTLPLIRKEVFGEDPAFYV, from the coding sequence ATGAAAATTCAGAATAAAGTATTACTTATTACCGGCGGTACGGGCTCTTTCGGGAGTGCAGTACTCAACCGTTTCCTTCATACGGACCATTTCCGCGAAATCCGGATTTTTTCCCGTGACGAAAAGAAGCAGGATGACATGCGCGTCCAGTATAAAAACGATAAAATAAAATATTATATAGGCGATGTCCGGGATTACGCAAGTGTAGAACCTGCGACCCGCGGTGTTGATTATGTCTTTCATGCGGCCGCCCTTAAGCAGGTTCCTTCCTGCGAATTCTTCCCAATGCAGGCAGTGAAAACCAATGTGGAGGGAACGCAGAATGTTATCAGAGCGTCTGCTGTTAATAAGGTGCAGAAGGTGATATGTTTGAGTACAGACAAAGCTGCATACCCGATCAATGCGATGGGGATTTCAAAAGCCATGATGGAGAAGGTAGCGGTTGCCGAGTCACGCAGCCTTACTGAAACTGTGGTTTGTCTTACACGCTACGGAAACGTTATGGGCTCCCGAGGTTCTGTTATTCCTCTTTTCCTTAACCAAATAAAGAAAGGTGAGAAAATCACGGTTACCGATCCCAATATGTCCAGGTTCTTTATGTCTCTGGAAGATGCGGTAGATCTGGTGCTTTTCGCTTTTGAAAATGCAAATCCCGGTGATCTCTTCGTGAACAAGGCACCTGCGGGTAAGATTGGTGATCTTGCACAGGCTCTGATGGAGCTTACAGGGAAGGAAGTTCCTGTGAAGGTAATCGGTACCAGACACGGAGAGAAACTTTATGAAACCCTCTGTACGCGCGAAGAAATGCTTCATGCCGAAGATATGGGAGACTTTTACCGGATTCCGGCCGATAACCGCGACCTTAATTACGCAAAATATTTTTCTGAAGGCGAACGCGATATTTCCAAAATAGAAGATTATCACTCCCACAACACAGAACAGCAGGGCGTGGAGGGACTGAAAAAGTTGATTTACACGCTGCCGCTTATACGTAAGGAAGTGTTTGGGGAGGATCCTGCTTTTTATGTGTAA